A genomic region of Plasmodium cynomolgi strain B DNA, chromosome 5, whole genome shotgun sequence contains the following coding sequences:
- a CDS encoding tryptophan-rich antigen (Pv-fam-a;~putative), which translates to MELDIYQNDSPSQNNFLSKLNIQGKDHILSDINEDFLMALVYSCLFVFTCYILLYMSYHLSVNKKRKKDMYDSMGAVFFDQKIIKKSEDLKIQLWNNWMTRLELDWKRFDTFIKN; encoded by the exons atggagcTAGATATATATCAAAATGACAGTCCCAGCCAAAACAACTTCCTTTCAAAGTTAAATATACAGGGGAAGGACCACATTTTATCGGACATCAACGAGGATTTTTTAATGGCACTTGTATACAGCTGTCTGTTCGTCTTCACGTGTTATATTCTGCTTTACATGAGTTATCACCTG tccgttaataagaaaaggaagaaggataTGTACGACTCCATGGGAGCGGTCTTCTTTGACCAGaagattataaaaaaatcggaGGATCTAAAAATCCAGTTGTGGAATAACTGGATGACCCGTTTAGAATTAGATTGGAAGCGTTTTGACACcttcattaaaaattaa
- a CDS encoding tryptophan-rich antigen (Pv-fam-a;~putative) has protein sequence MEETAQESVSSLSPSSNSLTEITLRYKDKLQNMDKEQMILTLGIIMTAVTSAVAFGVISTNGKFSDFIGGDECDEEETQSKKEHLEKSEEWKRKEWDNWMKKLEEDWKVFYENLENEKNKFIEEKEEDWNTWIKSVEKKWTHFNPNMDKEFHCNMLKRSINWTEPHWREWIKTEGRLYLDIEWKKWFFENQSRLDELIVKKWIHWKKEKIINWPHVPSLGNAFLSNIRSAPMR, from the exons ATGGAAGAAACAGCTCAAGAATCTGTTAGCAGCCTCTCGCCAAGTTCCAACTCTCTTACAGAGATAACCTTAAGGTACAAAGATAAACTCCAAAATATGGATAAGGAGCAGATGATCCTAACCTTGGGTATCATCATGACTGCTGTCACATCCGCCGTTGCCTTTGGAGTTATTTCCACg AATGGAAAATTCAGTGACTTCATAGGAGGAGACGAATGCGATGAGGAGGAAACCCAgagtaaaaaagaacaccTAGAAAAATCCGAAgagtggaaaagaaaagaatggGACAACTGGATGAAGAAATTGGAAGAAGACTGGAAAGTATTCTACGAAAATctagaaaatgaaaaaaataaatttatagaagaaaaagaagaagattgGAACACATGGATAAAATCggtagagaaaaaatggacccACTTTAACCCTAACATGGATAAAGAATTTCACTGCAATATGTTGAAGAGATCCATAAATTGGACTGAGCCTCACTGGAGAGAATGGATCAAAACGGAAGGAAGACTATACCTCGATatcgaatggaaaaaatggtttTTCGAAAATCAATCTCGCCTAGACGAATTAATTGTGAAGAAATGGATTCactggaaaaaagaaaaaatcattaaTTG GCCACATGTTCCATCACTGggaaatgcatttttatcgAACATTAGATCAGCCCCAATGAGATGA
- a CDS encoding tryptophan-rich antigen (Pv-fam-a;~putative) → MVSSVSIAVLLLSSALLNNSLVDAAQKSAAKPKGAVATKAAKAKGPAAKAASAKKPAATKKPAGDKADPPKKQGTPASPAASASQGGKKPKAAAIITATKPNEYVEEWRVKPLEWKLNEFSKWLKKAEEDWKDFHVVLEDERTKWVENMGDIEKGWFENAEKKWSNYNQRLDMEYKSNILKKAKEWKEAQWKEWINKSLKKYITNDFQKWMDGHQNNLNAAVGLNWETWKKQKMFECNSIGWRLKEDKHWIRWTFFSPNIDDIPVPKEYKELYENWKIRTKAEKDQWKEWTDRIESRVIFKDTPAWTKWKNEKTAAFNKWLVAFTNNLIAQKKWTKWV, encoded by the exons ATGGTTTCCAGCGTATCTATTGCCGTTCTTTTGTTATCCTCGGCCCTTCTGAACAATTCTCTCGTTGAC GCTGCTCAAAAAAGTGCAGCAAAACCCAAAGGAGCTGTTGCTACCAAAGCAGCCAAGGCCAAAGGTCCAGCTGCCAAAGCTGCTTCCGCCAAGAAGCCTGCAGCCACCAAGAAGCCTGCCGGCGATAAGGCTGACCCACCTAAAAAACAAGGGACCCCAGCTTCTCCTGCCGCCTCTGCTTCCCAAGGCGGCAAAAAACCCAAAGCTGCTGCAATCATTACCGCAACTAAACCAAATGAATACGTAGAGGAATGGAGAGTCAAACCACTCGAATGGAAATTGAATGAATTTTCCAAGTGGTTAAAGAAAGCCGAAGAAGACTGGAAAGATTTCCACGTTGTCCTTGAAGATGAAAGAACTAAATGGGTTGAAAATATGGGAGATATAGAAAAAGGATGGTTCGaaaacgcagaaaaaaaatggagcaacTATAACCAACGTTTGGATATGGAATACAAAAgcaatatattaaaaaaagcaaaagaatgGAAAGAGGCTCAATGGAAGGAATGGATTAATAAAAGTTTAAAGAAATACATTACAAACGACTTTCAAAAATGGATGGATGGCCACCAAAACAACTTAAATGCAGCTGTTGGTTTAAATTGGGAAacatggaaaaaacaaaaaatgttcgAATGCAATTCGATAGGATGGAGATTAAAGGAAGATAAGCACTGGATCAGATGGACCTTCTTCAGCCCAAACATTGATGATATTCCAGTGCCTAAAGAATATAAAGAACTTTATGAAAACTGGAAAATAAGAACAAAGGCAGAAAAAGATCAATGGAAAGAATGGACCGATAGAATAGAAAGCAGAGTTATCTTTAAAGACACCCCTGCATGgaccaaatggaaaaatgagaaaactGCCGCCTTCAACAAATGGTTAGTTGCCTTCACTAACAATTTAATCGCTCAAAAGAAGTGGACCAAATGGGTCTAA